The Phormidium yuhuli AB48 DNA window AGTTTGTTAGCCACTGGGAATGACCATCAGAAGGTGGCTCAAACCGGGCGCAAGCGTTCTATCAATCGTCATCAATGGGATGAGGCGGAGTTATTCGCGCAGTTGGAGGATACGACCTCACCCCAGGCACAGGTGTTAGGAGAATTGAGCCGTTTAATTGGCATTCGCCGCCAACAACCGGCGTTTCATCCCAATGCGACTCAATATACGTTGCATTTGAAGAAAGCGTTGTTTGGGTTTTGGCGTCAAAGTATGAATCGAGATCAGAGTATTTTTTCGATTCACAATTTGAGCGATCGCCCTAAGAAACTCCCCCTAACTGAGCTGAATTTGGTCTGCACCGATCCCTGGTGTGATTTAATTGGCGGGACTCTCATCACAGATCTCTATCAAGATGTGGTGTTAGACCCCTATCAATCGATGTGGATTACCAATAAGTTCGATCGCCTTGAGAAGTAGGGGCGAAAAATCCCCTCCTGGGAGGGGTTGGGGTGGGTTATGCCCCTACTTCTCCCGTCCCCCCCTCTCCCCCCTCTCGTGTCATGGCTGAAGCCGTGACACGCTCCTGGGGCGGCTCTGCCGCCTGGGACGGGAGGCAGAGCCTCCTCTGGGGCATTCCTTGGCAGAGCCAAGGAACGAGGGGAGAGAGATAGAGGAGGGGAGAGAGACAGGAGATTAGGAGAGGAGACCTTGGTCTACCATGTAACTCAGCAGCCAATTGGCCATTGTCGCACGGCGGGTTTCCAAGGGAGAAAACTCACCAATTTTATAGCCTTTGAAGCCTAACTTTCCAATGCGACTCAATATACGTTGCATTTGAAGAAAGCGTTGTTTGGGTTTTGGCGTCAAAGTATGAATCGAGATCAGAGTATTTTTTCGATTCACAATTTGAGCGATCGCCCTAAGAAACTCCCCCTAACTGAGCTGAATTTGGTCTGCACCGATCCCTGGTGTGATTTAATTGGCGGGACTCTCATCACAGATCTCTATCAAGATGTGGTGTTAGACCCCTATCAATCGATGTGGATTACCAATAAGTTCGATCGCCTTGAGAAGTAGGGGCGAAAAATCCCCTCCTGGGAGGGGTTGGGGTGGGTTATGCCCCTACTTCTCCCGTCCCCCCCTCTCCCCCCTCTCGTGTCATGGCTGAAGCCGTGACACGCTCCTGGGGCGGCTCTGCCGCCTGGGACGGGAGGCAGAGCCTCCTCTGGGGCATTCCTTGGCAGAGCCAAGGAACGAGGGGAGAGAGATAGAGGAGGGGAGAGAGACAGGAGATTAGGAGAGAAGACCTTGGTCTACCATGTAACTCAGCAGCCAATTGGCCATTGTCGCACGGCGGGTTTCCAAGGGAGAAAACTCACCAATTTTATAGCCTTTGAAGCCTAACTTTTCCTTGAGAAGCTGTTTATTCGGTTTGGGAATTGAGCGAGTTAACTTGACATTAGGGAGACGATGTTCAATAAAATCAGGAGGTTCAGGATAGGTTTCGCGCCAATCCTGAGCCACCTGGTCCGTCTGCCAGGTTTGCGCCGCCTCGTCATAGCGATAGCCTAAATAATGCCAAACCAGGCGATTAACCGTGTCGTTATCTAAATCTTTGTTGAGGATGGCCCAAATGGTATCCGTTGTTAGAGGAGGTAGGTCACTCATAGAGGATTACGTAATTGTTGCAGTGCCACCTGAGCCATCACCAGACTCAGACGGGCTTGTTCTAAATCCGATAGGTCATCCCAGGGGCGATCGCCCGACGGTTCCGGCTGAAAGTTACCCCGCATGGCATAGGCCAGGGGACGGGCCAACACCTGTAAATCCTCTCTGGCCCATTGAGGGAATAAATCCCCCACGCAGCCAACAAGCCGCTCTAACAGAGATTGCTCAGGGCAGGTTTGTTTAGCTAAGTCACAGAGGCGTTTAAGAATCGAGGCGGGCACCTGAGAGCCAAAGCGTTCGCAAAGGTGAGCATACACCATACAACTGTCCAGTTGCTCAAAAAATGCCGGAGAGCGATCGCCCAAATTCAAATCATCAACCTTTAAGGGATCTCCCAGGGCGACGGTTTCATCCAGGGACTCACATTCACCGGGATTCCAGGGATAGGCGACGTCATCCCCGGACAACACCGTTTCCAGTAAATCGAGTTCCGCTTGGGTTTCCCAGGAAGAACCGGCAGAAGAATGGGGTGATAAAACCATAACAGTATCGGCGAACGATTAGAGAACGAGTGCAGAGGAGTCAGCAAGGTCAGCCGGCCTCAATCTCAGGACGATAGGATAGTTGGGCGGCCAGTTTCCCGACTGTCTCAAGGGCGGACTTCCTCAACTACAGCATGAGAGTTGGGCGTTCCGCAACGTTAGATCAAAATTCTCATTCCGCCAGGCGAAACTGCCACGGTTGTCCCTGAGAACTGCCAAACTTGAGAATCATCCCCGAGGTTAGGACCACTTCCTGATGATGGATTTTGCGCCAATCCCCCTCCTGCTGAACCAAGGTGCCATACCGCGAAAAGTCTCGCAGAACATAACTCGGACTCTGCTGCGGTACATGTCGCCGCACAATTTCCGCATGATGTTGGGACACCCAAGGTTCCTCTAAAACCCCTTCATTCTCCTGACTGCGTCCGAGACGCATCAATCCCCCTCGCAATTTAAAGCCTGATTTGGAGGAGGCTGAAGACCCTTGGGGGGTTAGATAAGCGTTAATCTGAGGACCCTTGAGCGTTGTCGAGGCGTCTTCGGGTAACTCCGTGGGCATTTGGTCCGGTGATAGGGGGCTGGGGGTCTCCAGGAGATAGCCATCAAACTCTGGATGAAGGTATAGCACCGGTAATGTCCAGGCCGGTTGATTAAATTTGTATAAGGTTAGGAGTTGTTGACGGGCGATCGCCACGGCCCGCTCAATAGGATGGCCCTGAGCAATGGCTCCAGCAAACTCTTCGATGAAACTCAACGCCTCCGTATCGGCGATCGCATCCCGCATGGCCAGGGCCGCCGGAACCCCATGATGAAGCAAGACCTCCGCCACACTACTGCGAGGAATACAATGATCACCATGAGAATCCAATTGCGCTCCCCAGCAGGCATTAAAGACCGCCAGAGTCACCTGCGATCGCACCAAAATCTGAGCCAGTTCTGTCCCACTCAGGCGGGTTTCCTCTCCCAAGAACAACAGTCCCCCGTCCGGGGCCGTGGCCCCATGACCCGCATAGAGAAAAATATGATAGTCCTGACGCTGTAACTGTTGGGTCAACTCCGCCGCCGTCGGCTGCATTAAAACATCAAACTGGTAAGGAACCTGACACGATGTGGAAGGACCTGTCTCAAAAACGGCCCGTAACCGTTGCGCCTCATCATCTAGTGCTAACAGGGGGCTGGACACCGAGGCCCAATCTCCCTCAACCTGAGGCTTCCCCAACACCAGCAGAATGTTGAGCGATCGCTGGGCCCGCCGCAACACCAAGGGGTCAACATCACAGGTGGTGCGGCTGAACAGCAGTTGCGGTGCCAGCGCGAGAGCCGCTTTGCCAATCCGGGGTTGAGCAATTTCCCAAGGTAACGGTATCAGTTCCGACGCGCGAATGTCCAACCGCAAGCGCAGGGGCACCTCACGGCCCAGGGCAATCCCCTGACTTTGAGCAAAACTGGCCTCGACTGCCCCTGAAAACAACCATTGCCACAACTGCAACCCCAACTCTTGCATCAAACGGCTGCTGTGACTCCTGGGCCAGGACTGCTCCAAGTCTGGCAGGTGATCTATGGAGGTTGACGAACCCACCGCGGCCAAGGCCGGGGAGAGGGGGAGGGGATTGACCGCAAAGAACTGTTGCCATTGCTGCCAAGCTTCACCCAAGGAGGAAGACCAAGGACAATCTTGATGGACATAGCCCCCGGTATAGGGGGCTTGTAAAACCCAAATGGCATAGTCGGGGGGGCAACTCCCCTGAGCCGTCTTGAGAGGGGCGATCGCCAGGTTAAAACTGGGCAACTGAGAAGAGAGCATGAATGAATCGGGTCATGAGGTGAACAGGACTCAGGTGAGATCAACAGTAGGCCATTGTCTAACCTTAAGCCCCTAAGGCTCAAGCATCTCCTGTCTCACCCTATCCATGCTATCCCTTCTCCTTCCCCGTTAAGTTGGGGTCTTTCCCCAGATTTGAACAGCTGAAAGCAAGCCCATTAAGTCTCTGATTTTAGTCAGACCCAAACCTTAAAAAAGTCTTAAAAAATAGCCTTAACCTCCCAGCATAGGGTCAATATTTCCGTCTGCATCCGATGTAACCATTCTTCCCCTTGTTCTCAAGAGATTTTAAAATCAGCCCCTTGAAAGATGAGTCTGTAAATCTAATCGCGTTAACATGGGTATCAAACACACAATAGGCTGATTATGAGATCAAAACTTTTTGCTCTATTCCTAGCGCTTACGGTGCCCTTATCCCTAGCGGGCTGTGCCGGGGATGACACCGCTGAAGAGCCAGCCAGTCCAGACGCCGTAGAAGCTCCCGCAGACCAGCCAACAGCCGAGGCTCCCCCGGCCCCCGGGGAGATGCCTGAGGCAGCGGAAAGTCCTAGTGACCTTGGGGATTGGTTCACCTATGAGCCCCCCGATGGACGCTATGAGATCAAGTTTCCCAACGAACCCTTAGAACAAAACCAAAGCATCCCCGTCAGTGAGACCGAGGAAATCGAGCTATCACTTGCCATTTACGAAGACACCAGTCAAGGCCGTGCCTATATGAGTGGAGCTAACCCAATTCCTCTTCCTGAGGGGGCTAGTTTCGATGTTGACCAAGGGTTAGATGGCGGGCGCGATAACGCAGCGGCTAGTACAAACTCCGAGGTGGAAAGTGAAGAATCCATCAACGTTGAAGGATTGCCGGGTCGAGCCATTGTGATGCGGAACCCCGAAGGCGTTCGTTTTAAACTGATGATGCTAGCAGACTCCGAGAATGCCGTTCTTTACCAACTTTTAGTTGGCGCACAAGATGGTAATCTTGATTTTCCAGAAGCCGAAACCTTTTTCGAATCTTTCAATCTGCGTCAGTCTTAATCTCTAGGGACGTTCCGATAGGTATCGATGCGCTCAGTGCTGTGACTTAATCGTGTCTGAATCGTTCTGACATGCCCCGAGCATCTAAAACCGGGTTAGCGTAACTCATCACCGGCCAAGCCGGGGTCTCTGACGGATTCAGGATTAAGTCACCTAGGAGCGCTCACTCTCGTTTTTGTCGCTCACTAAGGAAATGCCAATCATGACTGAGTTTGTCACCAACCTGGAACAACTCGAAGCCCATATTGCTAGAGTTAAAGCCGCTCAAGAAGCCTATGCTAGCTTTAGCCAAGAGCAAGTGGATGTCATTTTTAAAAAAGCAGCCCTTGCTGCTAATGCAGCTCGCATTCCCTTGGCAAAACTAGCGGTGGAAGAAACCTCCATGGGAGTCGTTGAGGATAAAGTGATTAAAAATCACTTTGCCTCAGAAATCATCTACAA harbors:
- a CDS encoding DUF1823 family protein, which produces MSDLPPLTTDTIWAILNKDLDNDTVNRLVWHYLGYRYDEAAQTWQTDQVAQDWRETYPEPPDFIEHRLPNVKLTRSIPKPNKQLLKEKLGFKGYKIGEFSPLETRRATMANWLLSYMVDQGLLS
- a CDS encoding CHAT domain-containing protein — its product is MLSSQLPSFNLAIAPLKTAQGSCPPDYAIWVLQAPYTGGYVHQDCPWSSSLGEAWQQWQQFFAVNPLPLSPALAAVGSSTSIDHLPDLEQSWPRSHSSRLMQELGLQLWQWLFSGAVEASFAQSQGIALGREVPLRLRLDIRASELIPLPWEIAQPRIGKAALALAPQLLFSRTTCDVDPLVLRRAQRSLNILLVLGKPQVEGDWASVSSPLLALDDEAQRLRAVFETGPSTSCQVPYQFDVLMQPTAAELTQQLQRQDYHIFLYAGHGATAPDGGLLFLGEETRLSGTELAQILVRSQVTLAVFNACWGAQLDSHGDHCIPRSSVAEVLLHHGVPAALAMRDAIADTEALSFIEEFAGAIAQGHPIERAVAIARQQLLTLYKFNQPAWTLPVLYLHPEFDGYLLETPSPLSPDQMPTELPEDASTTLKGPQINAYLTPQGSSASSKSGFKLRGGLMRLGRSQENEGVLEEPWVSQHHAEIVRRHVPQQSPSYVLRDFSRYGTLVQQEGDWRKIHHQEVVLTSGMILKFGSSQGQPWQFRLAE